A genome region from Bacteroides stercoris ATCC 43183 includes the following:
- a CDS encoding IS110 family transposase: MRIVCGLDVHKDSVFVCILNEKGEKFEAKYGVLTPELEELHQLLLTHEVKEVTMESTSIYWYPIWRILSDIECLKLVNPYFIKQLPGRKSDVRDAAWIAECTMKDLIRGSFVPDEIVQRMRQYNRRIFDLNKEKVYKLTKLDALLQRCNIRISNYVSSTDSKSYKDVVKLLSEGIVNAEKLTEAIHGRTVNRVGKEVITAALTGVVNEVDIDLIRQYREEILMDDKHLKECQEKLTEICRKEFPREFDNLQTIPGVKERSATSILSELGADMKMFITAAALVSWCGLKPRNEESAGKIKSRRITHGNKYIRKTMIECAWGASRTQNCFYSNFSYTQTVVRRKNAMKVKVAIARKMLVVIWHVLSDGVPYNDYKKPEAIAEGNS; the protein is encoded by the coding sequence ATGCGGATAGTATGTGGTCTTGACGTACACAAAGATAGTGTATTTGTTTGTATTCTCAACGAAAAAGGTGAGAAATTTGAAGCCAAGTACGGTGTTTTGACACCTGAACTGGAAGAGCTGCATCAACTTCTCCTTACTCATGAAGTTAAGGAAGTTACTATGGAAAGCACCAGTATTTACTGGTATCCCATCTGGCGCATTCTCAGTGACATAGAATGTCTGAAGTTGGTCAACCCCTACTTCATCAAGCAGCTTCCCGGCAGAAAAAGTGATGTCCGTGACGCTGCCTGGATAGCCGAATGTACCATGAAGGATCTCATCCGTGGCAGTTTCGTGCCGGATGAGATAGTGCAGCGCATGCGTCAGTATAACCGACGCATTTTTGACTTGAACAAGGAGAAGGTCTATAAACTGACCAAACTGGATGCCTTGCTTCAACGTTGCAATATCCGTATCAGCAACTACGTATCTTCTACAGACAGTAAGAGCTACAAAGATGTGGTGAAATTGCTTTCCGAAGGAATTGTCAATGCGGAAAAGCTGACGGAGGCCATCCATGGACGGACGGTGAACCGTGTCGGAAAAGAAGTAATTACAGCCGCTCTGACAGGAGTTGTCAATGAAGTGGACATAGACCTGATACGCCAGTACCGGGAGGAAATCCTTATGGATGACAAGCATCTGAAAGAGTGCCAGGAAAAACTGACGGAAATCTGCAGGAAAGAGTTCCCCAGGGAGTTCGATAATCTTCAGACGATACCCGGTGTAAAGGAACGCTCGGCAACCTCCATACTCTCTGAATTAGGGGCCGACATGAAGATGTTTATTACAGCGGCTGCATTGGTGTCGTGGTGCGGGCTCAAACCACGGAATGAAGAAAGCGCAGGAAAAATCAAATCACGAAGAATCACACATGGTAACAAGTACATCAGAAAGACTATGATTGAATGCGCATGGGGAGCCAGCCGGACACAAAACTGTTTTTACTCGAATTTCAGTTACACACAAACTGTCGTCAGAAGGAAGAATGCCATGAAAGTGAAAGTGGCCATAGCGCGGAAAATGCTTGTTGTCATTTGGCACGTGTTGAGTGATGGTGTTCCATACAATGATTATAAGAAGCCTGAAGCTATTGCAGAAGGCAACTCATAA